A portion of the Schistocerca gregaria isolate iqSchGreg1 unplaced genomic scaffold, iqSchGreg1.2 ptg000808l, whole genome shotgun sequence genome contains these proteins:
- the LOC126322381 gene encoding transmembrane protein 94-like, producing MMALFRAQKESNDADVAWNVSREGIDDDVPNPQLLVEMQNSQSATESSVSGTDSSGSDSVTSHEDQEVSSSRLMIVPYEAKLWFLGCRLVKFRQVMSSWLDIVLCRPGVGQLAQRCVYELFGRATVLACVDRRPVRAPHLFAERLLLIGHYASNGTHASPSLNRHSQPRARCRARARRRVLATPRVVLQLKPNESGRAEFVDWRWEQFLPLLKPIGLAAMLFGICSSPLGGVEDPEMLERKEGLVSLAKAIGFYDSSINAFELVMEIQARYAEQGGGGDGEGAGGKARGGGGSLAAEWTGVGRGESRVAAREEGEGSNSARNNNEGECFFATEEKKVTGVAQEEGEGSNSARNNNEGECFFVTEEKKMTGGGAVQQEEATAQAGFGRAEGEEASVPTRVEGERGESEGVGAACGESERYINMLIVREVGSDQLQLFSVGNPSLVSRNCTSYWGGSSIKPMSDADRKVISSALASWVGNLNLQCIGISYKPISAELEATIRGLSVGGDGRRREAPSRGAWAAPASQGVLCYCLDLEEEGKDSWVHAMLQNQNWVGMVGFCHMPRPLAPEFIDQLDRNHVRFVYFSEDNEKHSKIFAEKLGLETDWNTCLSLLDVSEEGGSGGPAAAQSERGQPDGGRSARRLPQGVEGIRRYIEVVDNVPLLVRLFVDSTEKSKAGMIKIQRENHEVVISVGFLADRGNVEAFLESDMSIGVYLGKEANAGRVEESGDERLSCAARDREDAWSEQQKARTAGVGGPRAKAKSAGYEDSAASAAFFSQFIRSSCHLVYERANFYSGILELIQLGRQLTPQIQAQLCFMACAYSSLLTNQFLSAVLLVPCSLSSLQVLLLASVVVPMTSWSLMLTFRPVKLVDSIAPKNTKYRPSRVLRYTLYNAARLFPSAVVSFIVFVHTLWSSWAVEEAAGPLGDTKFRYIFGFSLVSGDSFASDRLNHFETESYNQALSFAQNVCMVSCTLYIMTSNATFHHFSSGMFRSNPFRNVAWIAACVLCLVVQAVIFVATQGSSVLSYIKGLDYVTPLIVFGWIPIELLINEWVEKLEHGHHRRVLEIEKLEYNTKLGMQSPV from the coding sequence ATGATGGCGCTGTTTCGCGCGCAGAAGGAGTCTAACGATGCGGACGTAGCGTGGAACGTCAGCCGGGAGGGGATTGACGATGACGTGCCGAATCCGCAGCTTTTGGTCGAAATGCAAAACAGCCAGTCCGCGACCGAGTCGTCGGTGTCGGGGACCGATTCATCCGGGTCCGATTCGGTGACGTCGCACGAGGACCAGGAGGTGTCGTCGTCGAGGTTGATGATAGTGCCGTACGAGGCCAAGCTCTGGTTTTTGGGGTGCCGGCTGGTCAAATTTCGACAGGTGATGTCTAGTTGGTTGGACATAGTTCTTTGTCGGCCCGGAGTGGGGCAGTTGGCGCAGCGTTGCGTGTACGAGTTGTTCGGACGCGCCACGGTGCTCGCGTGCGTAGACCGGCGTCCGGTGAGAGCGCCGCACTTGTTCGCGGAGCGGTTGCTCTTGATTGGGCATTACGCGAGCAATGGGACGCACGCGTCGCCCTCGTTGAACAGACACTCGCAGCCGAGGGCCAGGTGCCGCGCGAGGGCTCGGAGGAGAGTGCTCGCTACGCCGCGAGTGGTGCTGCAGCTCAAGCCCAACGAGAGCGGCCGCGCCGAGTTTGTAGACTGGAGGTGGGAGCAGTTTTTGCCGCTTTTGAAGCCGATCGGGTTGGCGGCCATGTTGTTCGGGATCTGTTCGTCGCCGCTGGGGGGCGTTGAGGATCCGGAGATGCTGGAGCGGAAGGAGGGCTTGGTGAGCTTGGCGAAGGCGATTGGGTTTTACGACTCGTCGATCAACGCGTTCGAGTTGGTGATGGAGATACAGGCTCGCTACGCGGAGCAGGGTGGTGGAGGAGACGGGGAGGGCGCGGGAGGGAAGGCGCGGGGAGGGGGGGGCTCGTTGGCGGCGGAGTGGACGGGGGTTGGTCGGGGTGAGAGTCGGGTGGCGGCGAGAGAGGAAGGAGAGGGCTCGAATTCGGCGAGGAACAACAACGAGGGCGAGTGTTTTTTTGcgacagaggaaaaaaaagtgacgGGTgtggcgcaagaggaaggagagggcTCGAATTCGGCGAGGAACAACAACGAGGGCGAGTGTTTTTTTgtgacagaggaaaaaaaaatgacAGGTGGTGGTgcggtacaacaagaagaagctaccGCGCAAGCGGGGTTTGGGCGGGCGGAGGGAGAGGAGGCGTCGGTGCCGACGCGCGTGGAGGGCGAGCGCGGGGAGAGCGAAGGGGTTGGCGCGGCGTGTGGGGAGTCGGAGCGGTACATCAACATGTTGATAGTTCGGGAGGTTGGGTCCGACCAGTTGCAGTTGTTCAGCGTGGGCAATCCGAGTTTGGTCTCTAGGAACTGCACGTCTTACTGGGGTGGGTCGAGCATCAAGCCGATGAGCGACGCGGACAGGAAGGTGATTTCGTCAGCCCTTGCGTCTTGGGTGGGGAATTTGAACTTGCAGTGCATTGGGATATCGTACAAGCCGATTTCGGCGGAGCTGGAGGCGACGATTCGCGGTCTGTCGGTGGGGGGTGATGGGAGGAGAAGGGAGGCGCCGTCGCGCGGCGCATGGGCGGCCCCCGCGAGTCAGGGCGTGTTGTGCTATTGCCTGGACttggaggaggaggggaaggattCCTGGGTGCACGCGATGCTGCAGAACCAGAACTGGGTGGGGATGGTTGGCTTTTGTCACATGCCGCGGCCGCTGGCGCCGGAGTTCATCGACCAGCTGGACCGGAACCACGTGCGGTTCGTGTACTTCAGCGAGGACAACGAGAAGCACTCGAAGATTTTTGCGGAGAAATTGGGGCTGGAGACGGACTGGAACACGTGTTTGTCTCTGCTGGACGTGTCGGAGGAGGGGGGTTCGGGGGGGCCGGCGGCGGCGCAGTCGGAGAGGGGCCAGCCGGACGGGGGGAGGAGCGCGAGGCGGCTGCCGCAGGGCGTGGAGGGGATTCGGAGGTACATCGAGGTGGTGGACAACGTGCCGCTGCTGGTGCGCCTGTTCGTGGACTCGACGGAGAAGAGCAAGGCCGGAATGATCAAGATTCAGCGGGAGAACCACGAGGTGGTGATCAGCGTGGGGTTCCTGGCGGACAGAGGGAACGTGGAGGCGTTTTTGGAGAGCGACATGTCGATTGGCGTTTATTTGGGAAAAGAGGCGAATGCCGGGAGAGTGGAGGAGAGCGGCGACGAGCGGCTGTCATGCGCGGCGCGCGACAGAGAGGACGCGTGGAGCGAGCAGCAGAAGGCGAGGACGGCAGGAGTCGGTGGTCCTAGAGCGAAGGCGAAGTCAGCGGGGTACGAAGATTCGGCCGCGTCAGCCGCGTTCTTTTCGCAGTTCATTCGGTCTTCGTGTCACCTGGTGTATGAAAGGGCGAATTTTTATTCGGGGATTTTGGAACTGATTCAGCTTGGGCGACAGTTGACTCCGCAAATTCAGGCGCAGCTGTGCTTTATGGCGTGCGCATACTCGAGTTTGCTCACGAACCAGTTTTTGTCCGCGGTGCTGTTGGTGCCCTGTTCGCTGAGCAGTCTTCAGGTTTTGCTGCTGGCGAGCGTGGTCGTGCCGATGACCTCTTGGTCGCTGATGCTCACGTTCAGACCTGTCAAACTGGTTGACTCGATTGCGCCGAAAAACACAAAGTACCGTCCGTCGAGAGTGCTGCGGTACACGTTGTACAACGCGGCGCGGTTGTTCCCGTCGGCGGTGGTTTCGTTCATCGTCTTCGTGCACACGCTTTGGTCCTCGTGGGCCGTCGAGGAAGCGGCGGGGCCGCTGGGAGACACCAAGTTCCGGTACATTTTCGGATTTTCGCTGGTTAGCGGCGACTCCTTCGCCTCGGACCGCCTGAACCACTTCGAGACCGAGTCTTACAACCAGGCGCTGAGCTTCGCGCAGAACGTGTGCATGGTTTCGTGTACGTTGTACATTATGACGTCCAACGCGACATTTCACCACTTTTCGAGCGGGATGTTCAGGTCCAACCCGTTTCGGAACGTGGCTTGGATAGCGGCGTGCGTTTTGTGCCTCGTGGTGCAGGCGGTCATTTTCGTGGCCACGCAGGGGTCCTCGGTGCTGAGCTACATCAAGGGGCTGGACTACGTCACGCCGCTGATAGTGTTTGGGTGGATTCCGATAGAGCTGCTCATCAACGAGTGGGTCGAGAAGCTGGAGCACGGCCACCACCGTCGCGTCCTAGAGATCGAGAAGTTGGAGTACAACACGAAGCTGGGCATGCAGTCGCCGGTCTGA
- the LOC126322421 gene encoding transport and Golgi organization 2 homolog isoform X1 produces the protein MCIVFIDLRNNTDYKCVLLSNRDQMLCRPTRETQFWTPDGLLSLSQDNHGLCIDDSSVRQKCSKLVSKNQSTETPRILAGVDMVCCGTWLGMSTSGRLSLLTNRIELLEECDSSKKPHGLHHQKEEDCISRGNLPVEFLCGDSEPAEFLKQLDNSPRNYRHYNLIVGNGVDDLQFYSDAMPNRIVKLERGKIHGLSNASLNTPSFKVEKGKKMLENMRFPDPDKMAAAASQCTDNRPSVECRSLFRSMFEILRDSEKQPCSEDHPCSHEYLCSSIYVERHVVPPANESDKRTDAERVYGTRSSAIILVDRKDRVTFYESGFEYGAKNKWMDQVFHWKLQPM, from the exons ATGTGTATCGTGTTCATAGATCTAAGGAACAACACCGATTACAAATGCGTCCTCTTGTCGAACCGAGATCAGATGCTATGCCGTCCTACGCGGGAAACCCAGTTTTGGACACCCGACGGTCTCCTTTCTCTGAGTCAGGATAACCACGGACTATGCATAGACGACAGCTCCGTGAGGCAAAAGTGTTCTAAACTGGTATCCAAGAACCAGAGTACAGAAACGCCACGTATACTTGCAG GGGTCGATATGGTCTGTTGTGGTACATGGCTGGGCATGTCAACGAGCGGAAGACTCTCTCTCCTGACGAACCGCATCGAATTGCTCGAAGAATGTGATTCAAGTAAAAAACCTCATGGTCTGCATCACCAGAAGGAGGAGGATTGCATCAGCAGGGGCAATCTACCAGTTGAATTCTTATG tggagatTCAGAGCCTGCTGAGTTTTTGAAACAGCTCGACAATAGCCCTAGGAATTATCGACACTATAACCTAATAGTGGGCAACGGTGTAGACGATCTTCAATTCTATAGCGACGCAATGCCCAACCGCATCGTAAAACTGGAACGTGGAAAAATACACGGTCTGTCTAATGCATCGCTGAACACGCCTTCATTTAAGGTGGAAAAGGGCAAAAAAATGTTAGAGAACATGAGGTTTCCGGACCCAGACAAGATGGCAGCGGCCGCGTCTCAGTGTACAGATAACCGTCCTTCTGTGGAGTGTCGCTCGCTTTTTCGTTCCATGTTCGAAATTTTGCGGGATAGTGAGAAGCAGCCCTGCTCAGAAGACCATCCCTGTTCACACGAGTATTTGTGCTCGAGCATTTACGTGGAACGCCACGTGGTTCCACCAGCCAACGAGTCCGATAAAAGGACGGACGCAGAGAGAGTGTATGGAACACGTTCTTCAGCAATCATTTTGGTGGATCGAAAAGATCGAGTGACCTTCTACGAGAGTGGGTTCGAATATGGTGCAAAAAATAAGTGGATGGACCAAGTGTTTCATTGGAAGTTGCAACCTATGTGA
- the LOC126322421 gene encoding transport and Golgi organization 2 homolog isoform X2 yields the protein MVCCGTWLGMSTSGRLSLLTNRIELLEECDSSKKPHGLHHQKEEDCISRGNLPVEFLCGDSEPAEFLKQLDNSPRNYRHYNLIVGNGVDDLQFYSDAMPNRIVKLERGKIHGLSNASLNTPSFKVEKGKKMLENMRFPDPDKMAAAASQCTDNRPSVECRSLFRSMFEILRDSEKQPCSEDHPCSHEYLCSSIYVERHVVPPANESDKRTDAERVYGTRSSAIILVDRKDRVTFYESGFEYGAKNKWMDQVFHWKLQPM from the exons ATGGTCTGTTGTGGTACATGGCTGGGCATGTCAACGAGCGGAAGACTCTCTCTCCTGACGAACCGCATCGAATTGCTCGAAGAATGTGATTCAAGTAAAAAACCTCATGGTCTGCATCACCAGAAGGAGGAGGATTGCATCAGCAGGGGCAATCTACCAGTTGAATTCTTATG tggagatTCAGAGCCTGCTGAGTTTTTGAAACAGCTCGACAATAGCCCTAGGAATTATCGACACTATAACCTAATAGTGGGCAACGGTGTAGACGATCTTCAATTCTATAGCGACGCAATGCCCAACCGCATCGTAAAACTGGAACGTGGAAAAATACACGGTCTGTCTAATGCATCGCTGAACACGCCTTCATTTAAGGTGGAAAAGGGCAAAAAAATGTTAGAGAACATGAGGTTTCCGGACCCAGACAAGATGGCAGCGGCCGCGTCTCAGTGTACAGATAACCGTCCTTCTGTGGAGTGTCGCTCGCTTTTTCGTTCCATGTTCGAAATTTTGCGGGATAGTGAGAAGCAGCCCTGCTCAGAAGACCATCCCTGTTCACACGAGTATTTGTGCTCGAGCATTTACGTGGAACGCCACGTGGTTCCACCAGCCAACGAGTCCGATAAAAGGACGGACGCAGAGAGAGTGTATGGAACACGTTCTTCAGCAATCATTTTGGTGGATCGAAAAGATCGAGTGACCTTCTACGAGAGTGGGTTCGAATATGGTGCAAAAAATAAGTGGATGGACCAAGTGTTTCATTGGAAGTTGCAACCTATGTGA
- the LOC126322396 gene encoding AP-1 complex subunit mu-like: MPISTLYLLDSKGKAIISRDYRGDTSPECLENFVSYISDAQEADLKPIFEKDGVSYIFIKHNDIFVLAVVTRPSSDATVILSFLYKLIEVLREYFTEVVEESIRNNFVIIYELLDEMLNFGYPQVTEAALLKKYITQKSHHLSKARVRVPKEVMDRVSWRPEDVSYSKNEVYLDVVEKVNLLVSASGAILHSEIFGQILVRCLLSGMPELRLGLNDRIQLENHGNKQTNGIEDPQAIEIEDVKFHRCVRFSKIGNDRTISFIPPDGSFELMSYRLSTNVRPIIWIETVIDAHAHSRIDYLVKLKSQFRSKSMAHNVIIDIPVPSNADSPTFKSTIGTVCYRPEKNVVTWSIKMLLGGNEYMMRAHLGLSFESEVQGINSSINVKFEIPYYSISGLQVKFLRILEKSGYPAFPWVRYITKNGDYQIRIA; this comes from the exons ATGCCTATATCTACCCTGTATCTGCTAGATTCTAAAGGTAAAGCGATTATTTCTCGCGATTACCGTGGAGACACTTCACCCGAATGCcttgagaattttgtttcctatATATCAGATGCTCAAGAAGCTGATTTGAAGCCGATATTTGAAAAAGACGGCGTTAGCTATATTTTTATCAAACATAATGACATTTTTG TATTGGCCGTTGTAACTAGACCTAGTTCAGATGCAACCGTGATTTTGTCATTTCTATACAAATTGATCGAG GTTTTAAGGGAGTATTTTACAGAGGTTGTAGAAGAAAGCATAAGaaacaattttgttatcatatACGAGCTACTAGATGAAATGCTCAACTTTGGATACCCTCAGGTGACAGAGGCTGCGTTGTTAAAAAA GTACATAACCCAGAAGAGCCACCATTTATCTAAAGCAAGGGTACGAGTGCCGAAGGAAGTTATGGATCGAGTGTCATGGAGACCAGAAGATGTCTCTTATTCGAAAAATGAGGTGTATTTGGATGTGGTggagaaggtgaatttgctggtatcGGCGAGTGGAGCAATTCTTCATTCAGAGATTTTTGGACAAATTTTGGTTCGCTGCCTTTTATCTGGTATGCCGGAACTTCGGCTGGGGCTGAATGATAGAATTCAGCTTGAGAATCATGGAAACAAGCAGACGAACGGCATAGAGGACCCCCAGGCGATCGAAATTGAAGATGTGAAATTTCATCGATGCGTTCGTTTCTCTAAGATAGGGAATGACCGAACGATTAGCTTTATTCCCCCAGATGGGAGCTTTGAGCTAATGTCTTACAGACTTTCCACAAACGTTCGCCCTATTATATGGATTGAGACCGTCATAGATGCGCACGCCCATTCCAGGATCGATTACCTAGTCAAGCTTAAATCTCAGTTCAGATCCAAAAGTATGGCCCACAACGTGATAATTGATATTCCGGTTCCATCGAATGCTGATTCACCTACCTTCAAGTCCACTATTGGGACGGTGTGCTACAGGCCAGAAAAAAACGTCGTCACTTGGTCCATCAAGATGCTTCTCGGAGGCAACGAGTACATGATGAGGGCGCACCTCGGGCTGTCCTTCGAATCAGAAGTCCAAGGTATCAACTCTTCTATTAATGTTAAGTTCGAAATTCCTTACTATTCTATTAGTGGACTGCAAGTTAAGTTTTTGAGGATCCTGGAAAAAAGCGGCTACCCTGCTTTCCCTTGGGTTCGATACATTACCAAAAATGGAGACTACCAGATTCGCATAGCATGA
- the LOC126322397 gene encoding 60S ribosomal protein L19-like produces the protein MVSLKLQRRLAASVLRCGKNRVWLDPNEISEISLANSRASIRKLYRNGLIIKQPVVIRSRERIRKRHEARCRGRHRGLGRRHGTANARMPEKLVWMRRIRVLRRLLKKFRAQKKIDKHVYHNFYMKVKGNVFKNKRLLIEGIYKFKEDSLKLKTLEEQAKVVTKRSKEIRENRIKKQEVTAELIQKAKKVISDQGDNQ, from the exons ATGGTTTCTTTAAAACTACAGAGACGTTTGGCGGCCTCGGTCTTA CGATGCGGAAAAAATCGAGTTTGGCTCGATCCCAATGAAATAAGCGAGATTTCATTAGCAAACTCTC GAGCGAGTATTCGAAAACTCTACAGAAACGGCCTGATCATCAAACAGCCTGTCGTAATCCGCTCTCGTGAACGAATCAGGAAGAGACACGAAGCCAGATGTCGTGGTCGTCACAGAGGACTCGGTAGGCGCCACGGTACTGCGAACGCTCGTATGCCCGAAAAGCTGGTTTGGATGCGTCGAATCCGCGTATTGAGACGCCTTCTCAAGAAATTCCGCGCACAAAAAAAAATCGATAAACATGTCTACCATAATTTCTATATGAAAGTCAAAGGAAATGTTTTCAAGAACAAGAGACTACTAATCGAGGGTATCTATAAATTTAAAGAAGATTCCCTGAAACTCAAGACGCTTGAAGAACAAGCCAAGGTCGTGACAAAGAGATCGAAAGAAATACGAGAAAACCGAATCAAAAAACAAGAGGTGACAGCTGAGTTGATCCAAAAAGCAAAAAAAGTTATATCTGACCAAGGTGACAATCAGTAA
- the LOC126322424 gene encoding uncharacterized protein LOC126322424, which produces MYPYTTSALSGRKKASKVKKKDSRRVAVAKKPSSKVEDDAPCFDSPEDLPLVSNRVELTESGGSMVSEATLPPVDLGLNSYSRKVLSRPSIDMISAYMEEAHAQDGPEALNRLKHKASVKVSKSFIEQEDVTVRRIRDILVMPVLGPPLRKIERSVDLPPDLNDYFEKYPRTHHSYNALIWKLSQRGNYSEAKRMLESMKEHNLKPNIQNYTSLLLGCRKTKDTKEMESLLNQMRSEGLELDQYVFGTVVDICVESGALDKAFEYVNTFKQLQIKPNAEVFTSLIKGCIRDNDIDRAWKVYHHMRTWHCEPDEITIALMIYACARRSETEKAMQLYREMKSMGIRPTGSTYDSLLYACLRRRDYYSQAFEILKQMKSEGVQPDAKTLSSVLGVCAKGGDVPTAELLFDEIIELPGGSNSEYPYAYMIEAYSMAHRIPSEKENFKKYLSKGELVFERMLSAGVKPTSHSLNMRLLLYTKPCFLNRAVEWKNSFRKVYHVEPNVYTYNLLIAMYAQAHRMEIALDQFHLMKAEGLTPQFTTYQELIKGCTKNHMYNTGMKILREMKKNDIQLLPEYPFIMNFRRLLVRTPHLIREIDKLTGKAYRYVPPWRKPGRSRKIVYGRQLSKEERKRSPLYG; this is translated from the exons ATGTATCCATACACAACCAGTGCACTATCTGGCAGAAAGAAGGCGAGCAAAGTCAAAAAGAAAGACAGTAGACGTGTAGCGGTGGCTAAAAAGccta GTTCGAAGGTGGAAGACGACGCACCTTGCTTTGACTCGCCGGAGGATTTACCGCTGGTATCGAATCGTGTCGAATTAACTGAAAGTGGTGGATCTATGGTGTCAGAGGCAACTCTTCCTCCTGTAGACTTAGGTCTCAATTCATATAGTCGAAAAGTCCTCTCACGACCGTCTATCGATATGATTTCAGCGTATATGGAGGAGGCGCATGCGCAAGATGGACCCGAGGCGCTGAACCGTCTGAAACACAAAGCTTCTGTAAAAGTATCAAAGTCTTTTATCGAACAGGAAGACGTGACAGTACGGCGTATTCGCGACATCTTGGTGATGCCGGTGTTAGGCCCTCCACTTCGAAAGATCGAACGTTCGGTGGATTTACCGCCTGACTTGAACGACTATTTTGAGAAATATCCCCGTACGCATCACTCTTACAACGCGCTAATTTGGAAGCTTTCTCAGCGAGGGAATTACTCCGAGGCCAAGCGTATGTTAGAGAGCATGAAGGAGCACAATTTGAAGCCCAACATTCAGAACTATACGTCTCTCTTGCTTGGCTGTCGAAAGACCAAAGATACGAAGGAGATGGAAAGTTTGCTAAACCAGATGCGCTCAGAGGGTCTCGAGCTTGACCAATATGTTTTTGGAACCGTTGTGGACATATGCGTCGAATCAGGCGCCCTAGATAAAGCTTTCGAATATGTCAATACGTTCAAACAACTTCAAATTAAGCCAAATGCTGAAGTTTTTACCTCTCTAATTAAGGGCTGCATTCGCGATAATGACATTGATCGAGCATGGAAAGTCTACCACCACATGCGTACATGGCACTGCGAACCCGACGAAATTACGATTGCTCTTATGATTTATGCCTGCGCTCGACGTTCAGAAACTGAAAAAGCTATGCAACTGTACCGAGAAATGAAATCGATGGGAATCCGACCCACTGGGTCGACCTACGACTCCTTGCTTTATGCCTGCCTTCGTCGTCGCGACTATTACTCGCAggcatttgaaattttgaagcaaaTGAAGTCAGAGGGTGTTCAACCAGATGCCAAAACCCTGTCCTCCGTTCTTGGCGTATGTGCCAAAGGCGGAGACGTGCCAACCGCTGAACTTCTTTTTGACGAAATCATCGAACTCCCAGGCGGATCTAACAGCGAATACCCGTACGCCTACATGATTGAAGCCTACAGTATGGCACACAGAATACCCTCcgaaaaagaaaatttcaaaaaatacttATCCAAAGGAGAATTGGTTTTTGAACGCATGTTGTCCGCCGGCGTCAAACCAACTTCACATTCTCTCAACATGCGCCTACTTCTTTACACGAAACCCTGTTTTCTAAATCGAGCCGTAGAGTGGAAAAACTCGTTTAGAAAAGTCTATCACGTAGAACCCAATGTGTACACCTACAACTTATTAATCGCCATGTACGCACAGGCTCACCGCATGGAAATTGCCCTGGACCAGTTCCATTTAATGAAGGCAGAAGGGCTGACCCCGCAATTTACCACCTACCAAGAGCTAATCAAGGGCTGCACTAAAAACCACATGTACAATACGGGCATGAAAATTttgagagaaatgaaaaaaaacgaTATTCAGCTGCTACCCGAGTATCCATTTATCATGAACTTTCGAAGGCTGCTAGTGAGGACGCCTCATCTGATAAGAGAAATCGACAAGCTCACAGGAAAAGCCTATCGATATGTTCCACCATGGAGAAAGCCAGGGAGATCAAGAAAAATAGTCTATGGCCGACAGCTTTCCAAGGAGGAGCGAAAGCGGTCCCCATTATATGGCTAG
- the LOC126322425 gene encoding vacuolar protein-sorting-associated protein 36-like — MSCLVFGNYIISKFIYPVSQIGNMEPFFPKESNRLELKKNEIEQLVTTCVVEDKISGISGNFVIYLTNLRIFFREMPSVNDPLVHPRHWTIQLERIHHFNAPNSLVLGKNSTLLLYLFDPTDTDAHYPVTIIFQSNQLNRFVRALSKQIEKRHWLQHPKGSGLNISKSTFSTSDAGVQGITRLIEKKNEDIGSSMQEAFKSLDSLFEKAAEMTAIANKFASDFVVNNLGKNEDFEFQYQVMQKMGIRNPVTSHRYGDWDLYYDELAREIDEFLAKNVFTQENDLYLNFLDSRLSEELAKQPSNKSLHIDRQFITLTDLYCLLNRARGTALVSPDELLEACKRLKKLNLRASLIEMTGNLMAIVSSKYDGKVMLQEIATLLEESGPMTAMQFSIFQCVPLPISKHLLLEAEKNELACRDESLEGLLFWKNIFLHPWNFKKT, encoded by the exons ATGTCTTGTCTAGTATTTGGCAATTATATCATCTCTAAGTTCATCTATCCAGTTTCACAGATAGGGAACATGGAGCCATTCTTTCCTAAAGAATCAAATAGATTGGAACTCAAAAAAAATGAAATAGAGCAACTGGTAACCACTTGTGTTGTTGAAGACAAAATTTCTGGAATTTCTGGGAACTTCGTCATTTATCTAACCAATCTCCGCATTTTTTTTCGAGAGATGCCTTCAGTCAATGATCCACTAGTTCATCCAAGGCATTGGACGATTCAGCTTGAGCGCATTCACCATTTTAATGCTCCAAATTCACTGGTTCTCGGAAAAAATTCAACATTGCTTTTATATCTCTTTGATCCTACAGATACAGATGCCCATTACCCTGTGACCATTATTTTTCAATCAAATCAACTAAACAGATTTGTACGGGCATTGTCAAAGCAGATAGAGAAAAGGCATTGG CTTCAACATCCAAAAGGATCTGGTTtgaatatttccaaatcaacttTTTCGACTTCCGATGCAGGAGTTCAAGGAATAACTAGACTGATCgagaaaaaaaatgaagacatcGGTTCCTCTATGCAAGAAGCATTTAAAAGCCTAGATTCTTTGTTCGAGAAAGCGGCCGAAATGACAGCTATCGCCAATAAGTTTGCATCGGACTTCGTTGTAAATAACTTAGGAAAGAACGAAGATTTTGAATTTCAATATCAAGTGATGCAGAAGATGGGAATTCGAAACCCGGTCACGAGTCATAGATACGGGGATTGGGATTTATATTATGACGAACTCGCACGAGAAATTGATGAATTTTTGGCAAAAAATGTTTTTACTCAAGAAAATGACTTGTATCTAAATTTTCTTGACTCTAGACTAAGCGAGGAACTAGCCAAACAACCCAGCAACAAAAGCTTGCACATTGACAGACAATTTATAACTCTCACTGACTTATATTGCCTTCTGAATCGAGCCAGAGGAACGGCGTTGGTGTCTCCAGATGAACTTCTAGAAGCCTGCAAAaggttaaaaaaattaaacttgcgCGCAAGTTTGATTGAAATGACAGGAAATTTGATGGCAATTGTATCTTCAAAATACGATGGAAAAGTTATGTTACAAGAAATTGCGACTTTGCTCGAAGAAAGCGGACCCATGACAGCTATGCAATTTTCTATTTTTCAGTGCGTTCCATTGCCTATCAGTAAGCATTTGCTGCTAGAAGCGGAGAAAAATGAATTAGCGTGCAGGGATGAATCACTAGAAGGATTGTTGttctggaaaaatatttttttgcatccGTGGAATTTTAAAAAGACATGA